From Solanum lycopersicum chromosome 8, SLM_r2.1, the proteins below share one genomic window:
- the LOC138338034 gene encoding uncharacterized protein yields the protein MTSNIAESLNNVNRLARRLPVISLLEFTRVTIQRWIHKHNEEADKTISDMTKNMIFIYRKVIPSTVDLHTVAEGAKKFIVNLNTRRKLHEADFCSAFYSLKNFKDAYAIPVEPIPCESKCDIPSYISDPKMMPPGPKRSAGRPKFEC from the exons ATGACTTCAAACATCGCGGAGTCATTGAATAATGTTAACAGGTTAGCACGGAGGTTACCGGTGATTTCACTTCTTGAGTTTACGAGGGTAACAATTCAGAGGTGGATTCACAAGCATAATGAGGAGGCTGATAAGACAATATCTGATAtgacaaaaaatatgatatttatctaCAGAAAA gTGATACCTTCAACTGTTGATCTGCATACTGTAGCTGAAGGAGCAAAGAAATTCATAGTAAATTTGAACACAAGGAG GAAGTTACATGAAGCAGATTTCTGTTCTGCTTTTTATAGCCTCAAGAATTTCAAAGATGCTTATGCCATTCCTGTCGAGCCTATCCCGTGCGAGAGTAAATGTGATATACCAAGTTATATTTCAGATCCTAAAATGATGCCGCCTGGTCCAAAAAGATCAGCGGGAAGACCCAAATTTGAATGCTAA
- the LOC138338033 gene encoding uncharacterized protein codes for MAVLRIDQSDPLYIGQSDSSGAMLIPIKLTGSENYGIWSRSMRIALLGKRKYGFVTGACTKALYKYELHEQWKTCNAIVLSWLMKTVSEELLSGIVYATTAFSVWADLKESHTRDNCYKLIGYPSDWKFKKKLGYGNKNISGGSSAGYGGAGNKIISDGSSAGYRRPHIANNVAGDFNISYDQSQIALTSQTAGSDTCLARAQVFTEKEYKQILEMLNKEEPKRVNMTDSGATHHVTTHKQSLFKSYELNKSQKNQVYLPTWDRVDVNHIGESAIFEDEVVKNDLLNGRVKGIGKEQGGLYMFKSGSTLNKIDKCKQQVMVVAGILHQSSCSYTPQQNGVVERKHRQILNIARAIRFQSKLPIRYWGYCVKAVVYLMNRLPSSSISNKSRYELLYSKTPTLDHLKVIGCLCYATVMPKGDKFAERTVPTLFLGYELQKGYVLLDIKSKRFLVSRDVVFHKNIFPFSTKEVYTEASTYICGSPLDIIDNSLKDCDLEVTKDTEAHDDNAKNANGNADTGALYDDITISVPIATEIVEVTTTSIRRTSRRIKEPIWMKDYTKGKQSSTRHPIANSLSYNRVTSGYKAFVSKFSECIEPKFFHQAVKDDRWIQDMQQEIKALEGNTYCGL; via the exons ATGGCTGTGTTGAGAATTGATCAAAGTGATCCTCTATATATTGGACAATCAGATTCATCAGGAGCTATGCTAATTCCTATCAAATTGACTGGTTCTGAGAATTATGGAATTTGGAGCAGATCCATGAGGATTGCACTCTTAGGAAAAAGGAAATATGGTTTTGTAACTGGTGCTTGCACCAAAGCATTGTACAAATATGAACTTCATGAACAGTGGAAAACATGTAACGCCATAGTTTTGTCATGGTTAATGAAAACTGTGAGTGAGGAGCTTCTTAGTGGCATAGTTTATGCCACAACTGCATTCTCTGTTTGGGCAGATCTCAAGGAAAG TCATACTAGAGATAATTGCTACAAACTAATTGGTTATCCAAGTGATTGGAAATTTAAGAAGAAGTTAGGTTATGGCAATAAAAATATCAGTGGTGGTTCTAGTGCTGGCTATGGAGGTGCTGGAAATAAGATCATTAGTGATGGTTCTAGTGCTGGTTATAGACGTCCACATATAGCCAACAATGTGGCAGGTGACTTCAATATTTCTTATGATCAGTCTCAAATAGCCTTAACCAGTCAAACTGCAGGAAGTGACACATGTTTAGCAAGAGCACAAGTGTTCACAGAGAAGGAATATAAACAAATTCTGGAGATGCTGAACAAAGAGGAGCCAAAGAGAGTTAACATGACAG ATTCTGGTGCTACTCATCATGTTACAACACATAAGCAATCATTGTTCAAGAGTTATGAATTGAATAAATCACAGAAGAACCAGGTATATTTACCCACATGGGATAGAGTAGATGTGAATCATATTGGTGAATCAGCTATATTTGAAGATGAGGTTGTGAAAAAT GACCTCCTCAATGGCAGGGTGAAGGGGATTGGTAAGGAGCAGGGAGGTTTATACATGTTCAAGAGTGGCTCAACATTGAATAAAATAGACAAATGTAAGCAACAAGTAATGGTGGTTGCAG GAATACTTCATCAAAGCAGTTGTTCATAcacacctcaacaaaatggtgtagtggaGAGGAAGCATAGACAGATTCTTAACATAGCTAGAGCCATCAGATTTCAATCAAAATTGCCTATTAGATATTGGGGATATTGTGTCAAAGCTGTTGTATATTTGATGAATAGATTACCTTCTTCAAGTATCTCAAACAAAAGTCGTTATGAACTTCTTTACTCCAAAACTCCAACACTTGATCATCTAAAAGTTATAGGATGTTTATGTTATGCTACAGTGATGCCTAAGGGTGATAAATTTGCAGAAAGAACTGTTCCTACTTTATTTCTAGGATATGAGCTACAAAAGGGTTATGTGTTGTTGGATATAAAGTCCAAAAGGTTTCTGGTGAGCAGAGATGtagtttttcataaaaatatctttCCTTTTTCAACAAAAGAAGTATATACAGAAGCATCAACATATATATGTGGTTCTCCATTAGAtattattgataattctttgaAAGATTGTGATCTTGAGGTTACCAAAGACACAGAAGCTCATGATGATAATGCTAAAAATGCTAATGGTAATGCAGACACAGGAGCTCTTTATGATGACATTACAATTAGTGTTCCTATTGCTACTGAGATTGTTGAAGTGACTACTACAAGTATTAGAAGAACTTCAAGGAGGATAAAGGAACCAATTTGGATGAAGGATTATACAAAGGGAAAACAAAGTAGCACCAGGCATCCAATAGCCAATTCTCTTAGCTATAATAGAGTTACATCTGGTTACAAAGCATTTGTAAGCAAATTCTCTGAGTGCATTGAACCTAAATTTTTTCATCAAGCTGTCAAAGATGATAGATGGATTCAGGATATGCAACAGGAGATAAAGGCTTTAGAAGGGAATACATACTGTGGGCTCTAA
- the LOC138338035 gene encoding PKS-NRPS hybrid synthetase cheA-like: MRASSLNKSSLFKVRKYIAQHTCSVRERVYARRQGITDVVAVLIMEKYIDPSKVYTPKDIADDMLKLHGVSLTYIQAWRAKEKAVKLVRGDPAEYYARLPEACIRGWEYCRPIVVVDGAALKWSYGGTMLTASTLDLRGHILPLAYAIVDSENDASWTWFFEQFREAYGVRQNMCFMSDRNESIWKGTANVYPESEHYACIWHLSVNVLKNFNRNTEDLKILFFSLAKAYTKQKFETIMGRIDQIDTRI, from the exons ATGAGGGCATCTAGTTTGAATAAATCAAGTTTATTCAAAGTTAGGAAGTATATTGCTCAGCACACATGTTCTGTTAGAGAAAGAGTTTATGCCAGACGTCAAGGGATAACTGACGTTGTAGCTGTCTTGATAATGGAGAAGTATATTGATCCATCTAAGGTATATACTCCAAAAGATATAGCTGATGATATGTTGAAATTGCATGGTGTTTCGTTGACATACATACAGGCATGGAGAGCTAAAGAAAAAGCAGTAAAGTTGGTGCGAGGAGATCCAGCAGAATATTATGCAAGATTACCTg AAGCTTGTATTAGGGGTTGGGAATATTGTAGGCCAATTGTAGTTGTTGATGGTGCGGCATTAAAATGGTCATATGGTGGTACAATGTTAACTGCAAGCACATTGGATCTGAGAG GTCATATACTTCCGTTGGCGTATGCGATAGTAGATTCTGAAAATGATGCTTCATGGACATGGTTCTTTGAGCAGTTTAGAGAAGCATATGGAGTTAGACAAAATATGTGTTTTATGTCGGACAGAAATGAAAGCATATGGAAAGGGACTGCAAATGTATATCCTGAATCAGAACATTATGCATGCATATGGCATTTGTCAGTCAATGTGTTGAAGAATTTCAATAGAAATACTGAAGATTTGAAGATTTTGTTCTTTTCATTGGCAAAAGCTTATACAAAACAAAAGTTTGAGACAATTATGGGAAGAATAGATCAGATCGATACGCGAATATGA